From the Parasteatoda tepidariorum isolate YZ-2023 unplaced genomic scaffold, CAS_Ptep_4.0 HiC_scaffold_2958, whole genome shotgun sequence genome, the window catgttaacttgattctatcatgaGGTACTTTTCGGTAGATGTAagttgacatagtcgatttaTAATTCCCCTCAGATTTGACGCAAGATGTGAGAAGAAGCGagccatataaatttttatggatttcaattaaaattaattaaggagGTTTTACTGAAGAAACCTAGTGTCTGATCGATCGAGCCAGATGAAGACAACAAGTTGGGACTGCTCTGGTCTGTACTAGGCTGATCTGCTGATGGTAGAAGAAAGAAGATTTTACTGTTCCTATCCAACCCATGTAAGAATTCTCAACCTCGACGTCATTTTTTTGAGAAACTGctggaatattttttacttttatttttaaatctactactttttttgcaatagtttcaaaccttttatttaagaatatcagaaaaatttcacttttaaagctgaaatataaatctgtgtgaatgaattttaaagaaaactctaaagctaagattaaaatttttaatgtaaaaaagaacAGTGCATTAAATTATCAGTAAAGTTGCTTGataggaaaaaaacaattattctcagaatggtataaaaaatttgtaaaagtatATAACGATCTTTAGTCCCCACCTTAATGCAAAGAAAACACTAGATATTTAAACCCTTAATcaaagttcaaaattatgaaaaaatatgttggttctcgaaaaaaaagttaagtccTGATTCACAAATTGCaagcgaaaaaaaaactggtttttgtaTCTGTTTATCACGCAGAAATGTAACATTTAAGCTCCGTTTTTACCAGAATCGAAACAGCTAGATTGTCCAAGgtaggaagaaaaagaaaagcatttaaagctataataaaaaattttgacttaccTTAGGCATCAAGCcacgcaattaaaaaaaaaaagtttcaagaaatgaattttactaaataataacataaataatccATTTGCGCCTTTTTAAAAGACTTACTTTTGTGTCAGAATCAATGTAAAGAGGTAATTTTGTAAAGGGAGGAACACTATCAGCCGAAgccaatttgttaaaaatttaaaagaaaaaggtaaatttctactcaatatttcaaaagcatttttaaataaatgaactcTTAGAAATAGAAATCATACTTACCACCAATACTTGTCAAATTGACACATCTGCCTTTTGACTTTCTCAACAAAGGTAAAAAGGCTTTGGTGACTCTTAATGGACCGTAAGTATTAACTTCAagacaagttttaaaatcttgcaGTGGAGCTATTTCAACAGGAAGTCCTTTAAAAATACCAGCGTTGTTGACGACGGCCCAAAGCTCTGAAAAGCAAAACGAGATGAAAGTTCTGGATTAAGGAAGTAGTAAATGCAATAGTGAGATTGCATTTTTAATcttccaaataaattaatatcctaATTTACTTATCAATAGAAGCAcaatcttaaatcattttttgtgaCAGACTTATGAAAGTATACTATTTGGAAACCATACATAGAATAATGTAAAATCTTCAGGAAggacaaaaaattttgctgattttttttaaacttcttaaatGTTTTGGTACATGCCTTATAGTTTTCTTTATGATTGGGTTTTGTTAATTGATgccaatttaattattatttacatacaaAAATCGTGTATTCAGGtagcaataaaaaagaagaatgtgTACATTTACTTGCCTGAAGTACTCAGGTTTTCTTTAACGAATTCTAACGCAGCCTGAACACTGTTTTCCTTCGTAACATCCATTTCTAAAACGTGCAAAAGACTGGAACATTTATTCTTGAAATtctgaactcctggatcagatGGTGAAAGACAACTTGCAAACACATGGTAACCTAGTGAATCTAAGCGAATAGCAAGTGCCTGACCAAATCCTCGATCACAACctataataaaacattgatgatattttttgatgaGTTTTAATATCCTTGAAGTGGTATTTTCAatccacaaaaatattttcaagaaaatctcttttatatttttttattcaagaaaatctCTTCCTGactaaatgtttgaaaaatacccTAAATAGATTTAGAACATCTAAAAGTTctttaagtatgtaaaaaaaggTTACATATTATCATTGTAGTTCTTAAACTGTAAATACCTTTTCcccattaaacattttaaaactggtATCACGATAATCTCATTGATTATTTCTGAGATTATACCTATTTATTGAGATAACTATCGTACCCTAACCATGAACCGTGATAGCACGATGGTTAAGGCAATCGATGCTAAGGTTATCTGCCATTAATAGAACTGAGAATTACTTAAAGTCAATCTAGCTGAAAtcaagttaaagttttttttttctttccttttttttaaaaaaaaattctatgatcCATATCAATCAATAGAGATCTTAGCGTATAAGTATAAACTAGATATGTTGACCTTCAAACTAAtcgtataataataataataatccatGAATTCGTTTGAGCCCTTTGATTGATGGATTGATGCATGATTGAAGgtagtataaaattttgtgtaaaattttgcatatcttacaagtcaaaattcttccgtacaatattaaattaaataataaaagcaattattgaaataatttttttcacagaatcAACTAAGGATAAATGAGTTTTGTTATTGAGTGCAAAACGTTTTAATTTCgcttaaatagttttcattataTGTAGAAATACTTAAAGGGTGAAATTAACAGCTGTTCCCAAATAGTGTTCCGCGGAACTCTAGGGTTCTGCGAAAGGGTCGCAGAAGTTCCGAGAATTATGATATCTTTCAACCAGCTTTGATTTTCTAAACcttaaagtaaataagtaaatttatatacaattaaaatccattatttatttaatttttcgataatttttatgaaattattcaaatgaaatgcttgtaaagaaacaaatttaaaaacaatggtttttccaataacaatataaagaataaattatgaagatatATGGATTTATGAAAATTCCACCAGTATTtagcattgaataaaaattactgaattcaACAATGAATAAGTATGTTTTTCTGATAACCATTTTCAACTCTTATTTTTATacggttttaattttattgaaagtcaTATTTCACCCCCtccatttttaattcatgtatGCGCTAGATCTAAGTAAGAACGAGGCAAGATGCCACTACAGACCTGTAACTGTCTGACGCAAAATACAGTTATAAAACTAACATCGGTAAAACAAgacgatgaaaaaatttaacttttcatttattcactaaatattatcaatctaaatgttcattaaatattttcagttaataaaatttagatcctaacacgttttcaaaaaaattaatagtctTTCGTTATGTGCCCACAATTGCGAATGAAATTTATTCGTTAAAATTCGGATTACGTTGAGATAAAGTCGATCATTTAGGGTTTCacagctgaaaaaaattggaaccaccggtataagatattaatttttattacttttattggtATAGTTTATCTAAACATCCGACCGCTCGCCAAATGAAACTCTAGTAatcagatttttcaataaaaatttaaatctgaaaaaatcgaaaaaaaaagagaaatgtttagccagaaaaattacttttttgtgtttgattttgtaacttatttaGTAAGTGAAAATACGATCATTCGAGCAAAAGTTATTCCTTCTTATTCGGCTCACTGTAAAGTTTCCAAACTGAAGGGACGCATATTTCTTCTCTCTTCTTCTTTGCTTCAAGTTGGGTCAACATGAAGATTTTTGTAcgattttagcaataaaattgaaattacctGTGATTAGAACAGCTTTTCCATCCGGCTGAACTCGATCATTTAACCATTTTGTTTTGGTAAATCGAAAGGTGAGCCATCCGATGAGAGCTGCAGAAGCTAATGCCATTCCACAGTTAATGgactcaattataaaacttggGCAGACATGAAAAAGAGTACGAAGGACAAGAAATGTACAAATAAAATGTACGACGACAACAAGTACGTAATTTGAATTCAtactttataaagaaaatttattttaaaataagaaataactttcaaattttatacatattaaagaaaatcattcaaaaggtaaaaaattctacaagaaaataaataatgtttaggaAACGTTAACTTGTATCGAGCTCTTatctaattttggaaataaagatTTGATCAAAGGTCTTTTCTGTTAtcatttatatcatatttaattcTAATCTGAGGGAATTGCCGATAGctaataaaagctaaaaaaaatgaaataaacaattatgggcatcattaaaggaaatttttttcaagaccaaatttattcagaataaatttattctgaatgcAAATTTAGTCATTACTCATCATTCATAACACAAATTTATGCAAAGTTTTGAATAATGATTGATGAATAAATTCATTAGTCAtgactaatttttctgaatagaattttgaataaCCAACGAAAAATGCAAGCATTATGCCATTTTCACTGCAAGTTGATCGTCAATTACAGTTACCgattacaaatgtaattaattttagataatattcaACTACTTGCaataatcatgattacaagtaatcacagtaaaaaataattatgatttcttATTACAAGctgttatgattatttataatcGCAACAAAAAGTGATTACAGATATTCAGAATTAGAAATAATCAAGCCCTGGGGTAGAAAACTATCAGGACTGCTTGTAATCATGAAGTAAGACTAATAGAATCATAGTAAGAAAGCATAACTACAAGTTATCATAATCTGACAATTAcaggtaattttaaatccagGAAATTGTGATTTATATGATTACAACACAATTTGTAATCATATTTTCAAGTGGGTGTGATTACATTGTAATAGGGATTGTAGGcaattgaatacttttaaaacaattcataaattgtatatgtaaatgaattttttagtttactacTGTTAACCGAATAAGATTTGTATGTGATTATGAttgaataatcaaaatatatgattacatgtaattatgattacatgcAATGGGGATTGCAAGTAATTGCGAATACAGGTAATTAAAACATACGATTATAAGTAATTACTATTGTATACTATTTGCTTATTCAGCTTGTATGCATTATGTATGTATGTTTGTATgtgttaacatatttttctgtaCATAGAATGAACGTAcgtatataaatacaatttattaatgtaCGAGAAATGCATGTAAGTTCGTATGTATGTagatgtatatatgtatatgcagCATACGTACAATCGCTCATgcatagatatattttaaattttatatttgtacaaatattgtaaattcaatatttgtacGTATGCATGTACGTGCATGTAAGTACGTATGCATGTAAGATATATGTTTGAATGTACAGATTTGAATACAATGTATGCACAAGCGCTTTTTGTACATACATTATATGTgcataattttgtatataatatacatgtaaacatgtatgtatttttctatgtaCGTATGTAGAGgcaatatatatatgtgtgcaTTTATACACACAAGTACTATCATAGTATGTAGGTATGTACGAGCATTGTATGTCCgcttaagaacatttttattcataagatATATGCACTTTTTTACGCATATAAGACTCATGTACagtcggaaaaaaaaagatatcaccctgaataactttcgttctaatggtCGAGATTGAAAGTATACAGTATAAAGAAAGGGACTGTACagttggcaaaaaaaaaaaaagatatcaaccctgaataactttcattctaatgatcggattttcacgaactaagtgtcagtAAGTAATGATTCCTGGCAGtgaactcaaatatgctaattaattagtgctaactattaattaaattacgaaatcagacacaaaaacttactttccctgaataaacatatatttttttgacatatttgAATTCTTACCcatcaaaatatagggggtagccgcaatctgggaaatatg encodes:
- the LOC107450563 gene encoding estradiol 17-beta-dehydrogenase 2-like, coding for MNSNYVLVVVVHFICTFLVLRTLFHVCPSFIIESINCGMALASAALIGWLTFRFTKTKWLNDRVQPDGKAVLITGCDRGFGQALAIRLDSLGYHVFASCLSPSDPGVQNFKNKCSSLLHVLEMDVTKENSVQAALEFVKENLSTSELWAVVNNAGIFKGLPVEIAPLQDFKTCLEVNTYGPLRVTKAFLPLLRKSKGRCVNLTSIG